A single genomic interval of Alistipes provencensis harbors:
- the abc-f gene encoding ribosomal protection-like ABC-F family protein yields MISLDNLTVSYGGWTLFDNISFLINPKDRIGLVGKNGAGKTTLLRIITGEQQPTTGAVTLNGDCTIGYLPQTMRVADTTTLVEETAKAFEEVLRLEAEIAGLTREIAERTDYESPEYEQLLHRLNDAQDHYHILGGETRDADIEKTLLGLGFKRSDFGRATSEFSGGWRMRIELAKLLLRRPSIFLLDEPTNHLDIESIQWLEEYLRNYNGAVLLISHDRAFLDNVTNRTVELSLGKITDYKVSYSKYVVLRAERRAQQVAAYENQQRMIEKTEEFIEKFRYKPTKSNQVQSRIKQLERLDRLEIEEEDLSTLNIKFPPAPRSGQIVAEINEAGMSFGDKHVFSGANFVIEKGDKIALVGRNGEGKTTLARMLIGQLTPTEGSIRLGANVNIGYYAQNQDDLMDGEFTVYDTLDRVAVGDIRTRLRDILGAFLFRGEDIDKKVKVLSGGERARLAMARMMLEPRNLLVLDEPTNHMDMRSKDILKNAIMKYDGTVVVVSHDREFLDGMVEKVYEFRDGGVKEYLGGIYYFLEKRKLESLQEIERRDAPAKAAVKGDEPAASGKLSYEQKKEQERQARKAKKAVEAIEAELAGIEKQIAEYDARFAAAAEYNEADYKAYNELKNRYEHQMHEWEKASYELELIEEQYNG; encoded by the coding sequence ATGATTTCACTCGACAACCTTACTGTAAGCTATGGGGGCTGGACCCTCTTCGATAATATTTCGTTCCTGATTAACCCTAAGGACCGCATCGGTCTCGTGGGCAAGAACGGCGCGGGCAAGACCACGCTGCTGCGCATCATCACGGGCGAACAGCAGCCCACGACGGGTGCCGTGACGCTCAACGGCGACTGCACGATCGGTTATCTGCCGCAGACGATGCGCGTGGCCGACACCACGACGCTCGTGGAGGAGACCGCCAAAGCCTTCGAAGAGGTGTTGCGGCTGGAGGCTGAGATCGCCGGTCTGACGCGCGAGATCGCCGAGCGCACCGATTACGAAAGCCCCGAATACGAACAACTCCTGCACCGCCTGAACGACGCGCAGGACCACTACCACATCCTCGGCGGCGAGACCCGCGACGCGGACATCGAAAAGACCCTGCTGGGCCTCGGGTTCAAGCGTTCGGATTTCGGGCGTGCCACGAGCGAGTTCTCGGGCGGCTGGCGCATGCGTATCGAACTGGCGAAGCTGTTGCTGCGGCGTCCTTCGATCTTCCTTCTGGACGAGCCGACGAATCACCTCGACATCGAGTCGATCCAGTGGCTGGAGGAGTATCTCAGGAACTACAACGGCGCGGTGCTGCTGATTTCCCACGACCGGGCCTTTTTGGACAACGTGACGAACCGCACGGTCGAGTTGTCGCTGGGCAAGATTACCGATTACAAGGTCTCCTATTCGAAATACGTCGTTCTGCGCGCCGAGCGCCGGGCGCAGCAGGTCGCGGCCTACGAGAACCAGCAGCGGATGATCGAGAAGACCGAGGAGTTCATCGAGAAGTTCCGCTACAAGCCCACCAAGTCGAATCAGGTGCAGTCGCGCATCAAACAGTTGGAACGGCTGGACCGTCTGGAGATCGAGGAGGAGGACCTCTCGACGCTCAACATCAAGTTCCCGCCCGCACCGCGGTCGGGACAGATCGTCGCCGAGATCAACGAGGCGGGGATGTCGTTCGGCGACAAGCACGTCTTCAGCGGCGCGAATTTCGTCATCGAGAAAGGCGACAAAATCGCGCTGGTGGGCCGCAACGGCGAGGGCAAGACGACCCTCGCGCGGATGCTGATCGGCCAGTTGACGCCCACCGAAGGGTCGATACGACTGGGGGCCAACGTCAACATCGGTTACTACGCCCAGAATCAGGACGATTTGATGGACGGCGAATTTACGGTCTACGACACGCTGGACCGTGTGGCGGTGGGCGACATCCGCACCCGTCTGCGCGACATTCTGGGGGCGTTCCTGTTCCGCGGCGAAGATATCGACAAGAAGGTGAAGGTCCTGTCGGGCGGCGAGCGGGCGCGTCTGGCGATGGCCCGTATGATGCTGGAACCCCGCAACCTGCTGGTGCTCGACGAGCCGACGAACCACATGGACATGCGTTCGAAGGATATTCTTAAAAACGCCATCATGAAGTACGACGGCACGGTAGTCGTGGTGTCGCACGACCGCGAATTCCTCGACGGCATGGTCGAGAAGGTCTACGAGTTCCGCGACGGCGGGGTGAAGGAGTATCTGGGCGGCATCTACTATTTCCTCGAGAAACGCAAGCTGGAGTCGTTGCAGGAGATCGAGCGGCGCGACGCTCCGGCCAAGGCCGCGGTGAAGGGCGACGAGCCGGCCGCGTCGGGAAAGCTTTCCTACGAACAGAAGAAGGAGCAGGAGAGGCAGGCCCGCAAGGCGAAAAAAGCCGTGGAAGCGATCGAGGCGGAACTGGCCGGAATCGAAAAACAGATTGCGGAGTACGACGCCCGATTCGCCGCCGCGGCCGAATACAACGAAGCCGACTACAAGGCTTACAACGAACTCAAGAACCGTTACGAGCATCAGATGCACGAATGGGAGAAGGCGTCGTATGAATTGGAACTCATCGAAGAACAATACAATGGATAA
- a CDS encoding DUF4153 domain-containing protein, translated as MKHRIGNLAAILKTGAADVLRRHPIEAVLLFGLTVALIVCYEWEWRPDERLLVMGWGAVLLLAVNLLAGRGVWRRIYWVAWAPLVPLALWPGFPDWIASAQAVITVAILTPLALLACRRAVDNRRFVADAVIYLRSGILAMLFAYVAYGLFEAILWSAAYIFGFGDAEWVAHLSMDLLFTTQFFVAPMLFLMMFDRWENAGIVGSRILEVLLNWVVSPAVTIYAAILYLYMAKILVTWTLPEGGVAYLVFGFTMTALVVKAMRTLLEKRTFDWFYDRFSLVSLPIVALFWVGVARRIGEYGLTEPRIYLVVCGGVMTVCVLLFLSRRAGRYLWVVLAAMTAFAALAYIPCLEPERVAVRSQTQRAERVAELLGRLDADGRLLLTPMPLADTVHKKEYRQLYESLDYIRRDSAAFARFGVKKDLDDLAAIFPEGMRDYVRWGYVTVVETVSRDIDVSLPVNASFEVVGGYSRYYTNLNYWSNDGYRFDGDTLRLWLGAKQVMLDIPGTELLDALLQTSGFEPAKDSVPNEEQTMRLLDYRSERCRIVFDRLTINRGDSLATLSDVTVHSVWMR; from the coding sequence ATGAAACACAGAATCGGAAATCTGGCCGCTATCCTGAAGACGGGTGCGGCTGACGTATTGCGACGGCACCCCATTGAAGCGGTGCTGCTCTTCGGGCTTACCGTAGCTCTGATCGTTTGCTATGAATGGGAGTGGAGGCCCGATGAACGGCTGTTGGTCATGGGGTGGGGCGCCGTGCTGCTGCTTGCGGTCAACTTGTTGGCAGGCCGGGGCGTTTGGCGCCGTATCTATTGGGTGGCGTGGGCGCCGCTCGTGCCGCTGGCCCTGTGGCCGGGTTTTCCGGACTGGATCGCTTCGGCACAGGCCGTGATTACGGTCGCGATTCTGACGCCGCTGGCGCTGTTGGCCTGCCGCCGCGCTGTCGACAACCGCCGGTTCGTCGCCGATGCGGTGATCTACCTGCGTTCGGGAATACTGGCCATGCTGTTCGCCTATGTCGCTTACGGACTTTTCGAGGCGATTCTCTGGTCGGCGGCCTATATCTTCGGATTCGGCGATGCCGAGTGGGTCGCCCATCTCTCGATGGATCTGTTGTTCACGACGCAGTTCTTCGTCGCGCCGATGCTTTTCCTGATGATGTTCGACCGCTGGGAGAACGCCGGGATTGTCGGATCGCGCATTCTGGAGGTACTGCTGAACTGGGTGGTGAGTCCGGCCGTGACGATATACGCCGCGATCCTCTACCTCTACATGGCCAAAATCCTCGTCACATGGACGCTGCCCGAGGGCGGCGTGGCTTATCTGGTCTTCGGATTCACGATGACGGCTCTCGTCGTCAAGGCGATGAGGACGCTACTCGAAAAACGCACGTTCGACTGGTTTTACGACCGGTTCAGCCTCGTTTCATTGCCGATTGTCGCCTTGTTCTGGGTCGGAGTCGCCCGTCGGATAGGCGAATACGGGCTGACCGAGCCGCGAATCTACCTTGTGGTGTGCGGCGGGGTGATGACGGTCTGCGTTTTGCTTTTCCTTTCGCGCCGCGCGGGACGTTATCTTTGGGTCGTACTCGCCGCGATGACGGCTTTTGCCGCTTTGGCCTACATTCCCTGTCTCGAACCGGAGCGCGTCGCCGTGCGGTCGCAGACGCAGCGCGCGGAGCGGGTGGCCGAACTGCTCGGACGTCTCGATGCCGACGGACGGCTTCTGCTGACGCCGATGCCGCTGGCCGATACGGTTCATAAGAAGGAGTACCGGCAACTCTACGAGTCGCTCGACTATATCCGCCGCGACAGTGCGGCTTTCGCGCGGTTCGGGGTGAAGAAGGACCTCGATGATCTGGCCGCGATCTTCCCCGAAGGGATGCGCGATTATGTGCGATGGGGGTATGTCACGGTGGTTGAGACCGTCAGCCGGGACATCGATGTCTCGCTGCCCGTCAACGCTTCGTTCGAAGTCGTCGGGGGCTATTCGCGTTACTACACGAACCTCAATTACTGGAGTAACGACGGGTATCGTTTCGACGGTGATACGCTGCGGCTCTGGCTGGGGGCGAAGCAGGTGATGCTGGATATTCCGGGAACGGAGTTGCTCGATGCCCTGTTGCAAACGAGCGGGTTCGAACCGGCGAAGGATTCCGTTCCGAACGAGGAGCAGACGATGCGGTTGCTGGATTACCGCAGCGAGCGCTGCCGGATCGTGTTCGACCGGCTGACGATCAATCGCGGGGATTCGCTCGCCACGCTCTCCGACGTTACGGTCCATTCCGTCTGGATGCGATGA
- a CDS encoding M48 family metallopeptidase: MTSVWVHPRLGEVTLSQSVRARRISISVRATGAVRLSFPYGVSQKRALAFLDQKAEWIGAARERLARKQASMPPQLSPAEQKAHVEELRRAAKADLPGRIARLSEATGLKYEKLTIRASRTKWGSCSGRNHISLSLFLMALPEHLRDYVIVHELCHTVHHNHSPRFHALVDRLVGGREKALNRELRAFTIR, from the coding sequence ATGACATCGGTCTGGGTGCATCCCCGGCTGGGCGAGGTGACGCTCTCGCAGTCGGTGCGGGCGCGCCGCATTTCGATCTCGGTGCGTGCCACGGGGGCCGTGCGGCTGTCGTTCCCTTACGGAGTGTCGCAAAAACGCGCCTTGGCATTTCTCGACCAGAAAGCCGAGTGGATCGGGGCCGCGCGTGAACGACTGGCCCGCAAGCAGGCTTCTATGCCTCCGCAGTTGTCGCCCGCCGAGCAGAAAGCCCATGTCGAGGAGTTGCGTCGGGCCGCCAAGGCCGACCTGCCGGGCCGCATCGCGCGGCTGTCGGAGGCGACGGGTCTGAAATACGAAAAACTTACGATTCGCGCCTCGCGCACGAAGTGGGGGAGTTGCTCGGGGCGGAACCACATCTCGCTGAGCCTCTTTCTGATGGCCCTGCCGGAGCATTTGCGCGACTATGTGATCGTCCATGAACTCTGCCATACCGTCCACCACAACCATTCGCCGCGCTTCCACGCGCTGGTCGATCGCTTGGTCGGCGGGCGCGAAAAAGCCCTTAACCGGGAGTTAAGGGCTTTCACGATTCGTTGA
- a CDS encoding ATP-binding cassette domain-containing protein has translation MESITLRQVVPDAFAGDPVFRTSDVWGCDVTFRKGEYYLVEAASGTGKSSLCSYLYGFRTDYAGRILLGGEDCRTFSAARWGDVRRRSLSLLFQDLRLFGELTVAENLALKNGLTAFKTPGQIERLLEAAGIAAKRDTPAGKLSFGQQQRVAFVRCLCQPFDFILLDEPVSHLDAANGGILAGLLLEEAQAQGAGVIVTSVGSRLELPYHKILTL, from the coding sequence ATGGAGTCGATAACTTTGCGGCAGGTGGTGCCCGATGCGTTTGCCGGCGACCCGGTTTTCCGGACGTCGGACGTGTGGGGGTGCGACGTGACGTTTCGCAAGGGGGAGTATTATCTGGTCGAAGCCGCTTCGGGGACCGGAAAGTCCTCGCTGTGCAGTTACCTGTACGGTTTCCGCACCGATTATGCGGGCCGTATCCTGCTCGGCGGCGAGGACTGCCGCACCTTTTCCGCGGCCCGGTGGGGCGATGTGCGGCGCCGGTCGCTGAGCCTGCTTTTCCAAGACCTGCGGTTGTTCGGGGAGCTGACCGTGGCCGAGAACCTCGCCCTGAAGAACGGCCTGACCGCATTCAAAACGCCCGGGCAGATCGAACGTCTGCTGGAAGCGGCCGGGATCGCCGCTAAACGGGATACTCCGGCCGGAAAACTTTCGTTCGGGCAGCAGCAGCGCGTCGCGTTCGTGCGCTGCCTGTGCCAGCCGTTCGATTTCATCCTGCTGGACGAACCCGTGAGCCACCTCGATGCCGCGAACGGCGGGATACTCGCCGGGCTGTTGCTGGAGGAGGCGCAGGCGCAGGGTGCGGGCGTCATCGTGACCTCGGTCGGCAGCCGGCTCGAACTGCCGTACCACAAAATCCTGACGCTATGA
- a CDS encoding HD domain-containing protein encodes MEKLEHYLRFMREAERLKNVLRSAHTSTGRHESTAEHTWRLALLALVLADEKPELDQQRVLAMCLVHDLGEAYEGDIPAVEQSDPAVKAAAERSAMERLAPLLPDAAAVRIRALWEEYETCATPEARWVKALDKAETILQHNQGANPAGFDYDFNLTYGAEWFRDDALLRELRSLLDAETARHVRR; translated from the coding sequence ATGGAAAAGTTGGAGCATTATTTACGATTCATGCGCGAAGCCGAACGGCTGAAAAACGTCCTGCGCTCGGCACACACCTCGACCGGACGTCACGAAAGCACCGCCGAGCATACATGGCGGCTGGCCCTGCTGGCACTGGTCCTTGCCGACGAGAAGCCGGAACTCGACCAGCAGCGGGTCCTCGCAATGTGTCTGGTCCACGATCTCGGGGAGGCTTACGAAGGGGATATCCCCGCTGTCGAGCAGTCCGATCCCGCCGTCAAAGCCGCGGCGGAACGTTCGGCCATGGAGCGGCTCGCGCCCCTGCTGCCCGATGCCGCGGCCGTGCGCATCCGGGCGCTCTGGGAGGAGTACGAAACCTGCGCCACGCCCGAGGCCCGCTGGGTCAAGGCGCTCGACAAGGCCGAGACCATCCTCCAGCACAATCAGGGCGCCAATCCCGCCGGATTCGACTACGATTTCAACCTGACCTACGGTGCGGAGTGGTTCCGCGACGATGCGCTCCTGCGCGAGCTGCGCAGCCTGCTCGACGCGGAAACGGCCCGGCACGTCAGGCGTTGA
- a CDS encoding DUF4836 family protein produces the protein MKNLLPIVKLTFLAAVAALIVSCGGADYRNLLPADSFMTMSVNPASLMEKSGACDAAHNPLLDRLKAELGKTENFSAEESEYLLSLLENPAESGLDLKKDLFFFMSLGGADVNNPEVSGGLLFPVGDKSKLDALIARINGKSGTETVTENGVSVVKIGEEAELAGVCAYNDLACLLYFKANPGAGVEERVRELFAQKQGESLMGNKAAAAQLAGRNDVNMVMSYGNLSTLMNNPMLSAMPMMDVLKGAAVTGSVNFEKGRIVSDAAVKYEDKESEKKMKEFYAYVKPQTGALLRYVPANSIGAVSYGLDGEKLYTMLAAMPGYGMMLGNPMIKQVLDAFNGDCVISFSGMTPDGRYPIASLLVEVKDPAVLQTIVTNLAGMPVQQTAEGEYIFSMGDITVLFGVKNKVLYCTTDAAVKSALDGTKIESLTSLDGIVKGKSGSFYLDFKGVNTLVAQMAGGYRTPQVEAALAVLGMFDDLEAYGTMEGGKLVVNMADKEQNAFKTLCDRTGEMIRQYMPEEGEM, from the coding sequence ATGAAGAACCTTTTACCCATCGTGAAACTGACCTTCCTTGCGGCGGTGGCTGCGCTGATCGTCTCCTGCGGCGGGGCCGATTACCGGAATCTTCTGCCTGCCGATTCGTTCATGACGATGTCGGTCAACCCCGCATCGCTCATGGAGAAGAGCGGCGCGTGCGATGCCGCCCATAACCCGCTTCTCGACCGCCTCAAGGCCGAGCTGGGCAAGACGGAGAACTTCTCCGCCGAGGAGTCGGAATACCTGCTTTCGTTGTTGGAGAATCCGGCCGAATCGGGCCTCGACCTGAAAAAAGACCTGTTTTTCTTCATGTCGCTCGGCGGCGCCGATGTCAATAATCCCGAGGTGAGCGGCGGCCTGCTGTTCCCGGTCGGCGACAAGTCGAAACTGGACGCGCTGATCGCGCGGATCAACGGGAAGAGCGGCACCGAGACGGTGACCGAGAACGGCGTTTCGGTCGTGAAGATCGGCGAGGAGGCGGAGTTAGCCGGCGTATGCGCTTATAACGACCTCGCCTGCCTGCTATATTTCAAGGCCAATCCCGGCGCCGGCGTCGAGGAGCGGGTTCGGGAGCTGTTCGCCCAGAAGCAGGGCGAGAGTCTGATGGGCAACAAGGCCGCTGCCGCGCAGTTGGCCGGGCGCAACGACGTCAACATGGTGATGTCGTACGGCAATCTGTCGACCCTGATGAACAATCCGATGCTGAGCGCGATGCCCATGATGGATGTGCTGAAAGGCGCGGCGGTGACGGGGTCCGTCAATTTCGAGAAGGGCCGCATTGTCAGCGACGCCGCGGTGAAATACGAGGATAAGGAGAGCGAGAAGAAGATGAAGGAGTTTTACGCCTATGTGAAGCCCCAGACCGGTGCCCTGCTGCGCTATGTACCCGCCAACAGCATCGGTGCGGTTTCCTATGGGCTCGACGGCGAAAAACTCTACACGATGCTGGCCGCCATGCCCGGTTACGGCATGATGCTGGGCAACCCGATGATCAAGCAGGTGTTGGACGCATTCAATGGCGATTGTGTGATCTCGTTCTCGGGAATGACCCCGGACGGACGTTATCCGATCGCGTCGCTGCTGGTCGAGGTCAAGGACCCCGCCGTGTTGCAGACGATCGTCACGAATCTGGCGGGCATGCCCGTTCAGCAGACCGCCGAGGGGGAGTATATCTTCAGCATGGGCGACATCACGGTGCTGTTCGGCGTGAAGAACAAGGTACTCTACTGCACGACGGACGCGGCTGTGAAGTCGGCGCTCGACGGTACGAAAATCGAGTCGCTGACGTCGCTCGACGGCATCGTGAAGGGGAAGTCCGGTTCGTTCTACCTCGATTTCAAGGGGGTGAATACGCTGGTGGCCCAGATGGCCGGTGGGTACCGGACGCCGCAGGTGGAAGCCGCACTTGCGGTGCTCGGCATGTTCGACGATCTGGAGGCTTACGGCACGATGGAGGGCGGGAAGCTCGTCGTCAATATGGCCGACAAGGAGCAGAATGCGTTCAAGACCCTTTGCGACAGGACCGGCGAGATGATTCGCCAGTATATGCCGGAAGAGGGTGAAATGTAA
- the rpe gene encoding ribulose-phosphate 3-epimerase produces the protein MNRIVAPSMLSADFGHLERDTRMIDASAAEWVHIDVMDGVFVPNISFGFPVLKAIRKATPKFLDVHLMIVNPEKYVARFAEAGADLVTFHYEASDDPAVCIGLIREAGAKVGISIKPATPVEVLRGVLPQVDLVLVMSVEPGFGGQSFIPGSLEKIAQLRAMAREMGLETIIEVDGGLSSRNAGEVYGAGADVLVAGNAVFGAADPGAEIVKMLNA, from the coding sequence ATGAACAGAATAGTAGCTCCCTCGATGCTCTCGGCCGATTTCGGACACTTGGAGCGCGACACCCGGATGATCGATGCCAGTGCGGCCGAATGGGTCCATATCGATGTGATGGACGGTGTTTTCGTCCCCAATATTTCGTTCGGCTTTCCCGTGCTGAAAGCCATCCGCAAGGCGACGCCGAAGTTCCTCGACGTCCACCTGATGATCGTCAATCCGGAAAAGTATGTGGCGCGTTTCGCCGAGGCGGGAGCCGATCTGGTGACCTTCCATTACGAGGCGTCGGACGATCCTGCTGTCTGCATCGGCCTGATCCGCGAAGCCGGGGCCAAGGTCGGTATCTCGATCAAACCGGCGACGCCGGTCGAGGTGCTGCGCGGTGTGTTGCCGCAGGTGGATCTGGTGCTGGTGATGAGCGTCGAACCCGGTTTCGGAGGGCAGTCGTTCATCCCCGGATCGCTGGAGAAGATCGCGCAGTTGCGCGCCATGGCGCGGGAGATGGGGCTCGAAACGATCATCGAGGTCGACGGCGGCCTTTCGTCGCGCAATGCCGGCGAGGTTTACGGGGCGGGAGCCGACGTGCTCGTGGCCGGAAACGCCGTATTCGGCGCCGCGGACCCCGGAGCCGAGATCGTGAAGATGCTCAACGCCTGA
- the rlmB gene encoding 23S rRNA (guanosine(2251)-2'-O)-methyltransferase RlmB — translation MDNIIFGIRPVAEAIEAGKQIEKLYIRKGAEGQLMQELKDLCMRHRVHFQEVPVEKLNRLTRGNHQGVVAQTAAIAYVELTDILERVPEDETPLVVLFDGVTDVRNFGAIARSAECAGAHGLVTPLKNSAPVNAEAIRSSAGALTTIPVCRVGSIRNTLKQLQAEGFQVVAATEKSRKLLYDADFRKPTVLVMGAEDTGISKEVLKLCDEQLAIPLIGHIESLNVSAAAAVMLFEVVRQRIGE, via the coding sequence ATGGATAATATCATTTTCGGGATTCGTCCCGTGGCCGAAGCCATCGAGGCCGGAAAGCAGATCGAGAAACTCTACATCCGCAAGGGCGCCGAAGGGCAGTTGATGCAGGAGCTGAAAGACCTTTGCATGCGCCACCGGGTGCATTTTCAGGAGGTGCCGGTCGAGAAGCTCAACCGTCTCACGCGCGGCAACCATCAGGGCGTCGTGGCGCAGACCGCAGCCATCGCCTATGTCGAGCTGACCGATATTCTGGAGCGGGTGCCCGAGGATGAAACGCCGCTCGTCGTGCTGTTCGACGGGGTGACTGACGTCCGGAACTTCGGGGCCATCGCCCGCTCGGCCGAGTGCGCCGGGGCGCACGGGCTCGTCACGCCGCTGAAAAACTCCGCTCCCGTGAACGCCGAGGCCATCCGCTCGTCGGCCGGGGCCCTCACGACGATCCCCGTGTGCCGCGTGGGGTCGATCCGCAATACGCTCAAGCAGTTGCAGGCCGAGGGTTTTCAGGTCGTGGCCGCCACGGAGAAGAGCCGCAAACTGCTTTACGACGCCGATTTCCGCAAGCCGACCGTGCTGGTGATGGGCGCCGAGGATACGGGCATTTCGAAGGAGGTGCTGAAACTTTGCGACGAGCAGTTGGCCATTCCGCTGATCGGGCATATCGAATCGCTGAATGTTTCGGCCGCCGCGGCCGTGATGCTGTTCGAGGTGGTCCGCCAGCGCATCGGGGAATAA